One part of the Flavobacterium johnsoniae UW101 genome encodes these proteins:
- a CDS encoding DUF4861 family protein, whose amino-acid sequence MKLSIVTSLLFCCVCFGQNNTDNSLYMKSDKITYLTDIGSESGDLYKTIGHHGPAVENEWMALRIYFSDKVAIDVYSKAKPGLELRKANWYPTPEQQKEGWGADYYKVASTVGLGGVKLWDGEKVVPLNPVTNRLARVGKTDTTSWMEMISRGVPYKGKKVDILVRVTVFSGKREAKVEAVSLTGEKVQFATGVNYFKDCATKKGADYIAVWGKHPEDVAAEIVEVGGAIKYNPKDFEKTTDDGTQYLLISKPAKNLETTILSSCARETELNTLDKLEAYIKK is encoded by the coding sequence ATGAAACTATCTATCGTAACCTCTTTACTTTTTTGCTGTGTTTGTTTTGGACAGAATAATACAGACAACAGTTTGTATATGAAGTCAGACAAAATTACATATCTAACAGATATCGGCTCAGAATCAGGAGATTTATATAAAACAATCGGGCATCACGGTCCGGCAGTTGAAAACGAGTGGATGGCATTGCGAATTTATTTCAGCGATAAAGTAGCAATTGACGTTTATTCTAAAGCCAAACCAGGTTTAGAATTAAGAAAAGCAAATTGGTACCCAACACCGGAACAGCAAAAAGAAGGCTGGGGAGCTGATTATTATAAAGTAGCTTCAACAGTTGGTTTAGGAGGAGTAAAACTTTGGGATGGAGAAAAAGTTGTGCCTTTAAATCCGGTAACCAATCGTTTGGCAAGAGTAGGGAAAACAGATACGACTTCCTGGATGGAAATGATTTCAAGAGGCGTGCCTTACAAAGGAAAAAAAGTAGACATTTTAGTTCGCGTAACAGTATTTTCAGGTAAAAGAGAAGCAAAAGTTGAAGCTGTTTCTTTAACTGGAGAGAAAGTACAATTTGCCACAGGAGTAAATTACTTTAAAGATTGTGCAACGAAAAAAGGTGCAGATTATATTGCAGTTTGGGGAAAACATCCGGAAGATGTGGCAGCCGAAATTGTTGAAGTTGGAGGAGCAATTAAATACAATCCGAAAGATTTTGAAAAAACTACAGACGACGGAACGCAGTATTTATTGATTTCTAAACCAGCAAAGAACTTAGAAACAACCATTTTATCTTCATGTGCAAGAGAAACAGAATTAAACACTTTAGATAAATTGGAAGCATACATTAAAAAATAA
- a CDS encoding GH92 family glycosyl hydrolase, with translation MKIYSKNILLGISLLFAITSYAQKTVYQYVDPMIGSEGVGRVFIGPSCPYGMVKPSPDCTVSPNSGWLPMPKEVTGFSQVHVSGTGGGPKYGNISIMPFSGALDKMDQTSFRAEENVKLGYYETVFKENNIKTEITTGEKVSFYRITYPKDKSKELKIDPGFFLGEEKIPDAREAQQFVGSQIEIVSDTEVRGYSRIRGGWNNGRAYTVYFWAVFDQPIAKYVTFKDGMFYNNQKAQFDSGKKTGALLSFGNSGKEELNVKIGISFLSELKAKNNIEIEIPHWNFNTVLVALENKWEDLLSRIKLSDDTSVEYRKMFYTGLYHTMIMPVDRTGENPLWTNDEPYYDDFYTIWDTFRTSSPLITLIDSKRKVDIINAMLNIYKREGYMPEGRSGNDNGRTQGGSNAEVVIADAFVKNLKGIDYELALQAMIKDATVPPGGNEEREGRGGLIDYLKLGYVPYGTDRAGNRTIDYSYNDYNIATVAKGLGKTDLYNQYIKQAENWQNLWRADYENNGAKGFIMPKDKDGNWLDDVVFGESKIQKPTFKYTPVIIESPWYVCHWCVFFYEGTSWEYSFSLPHDIPELVKKSGGEKAFEKRLDIFFDNNLFNVANEPSFLTPCLYHWIGKPYLSSDRIRTIIKDNFNTSREGLPGNDDSGAMSSWLAFHMMGLYPNAGQPYYLINTPLIKEVFVKLENGKSFKITTKKMSDKNRYIKTALLNGKPYNKAWILHDDINNGGELILEMDSKPSAWGTTILPPAK, from the coding sequence ATGAAAATATACAGTAAAAATATACTTTTAGGAATATCACTTTTGTTTGCGATAACTTCTTATGCCCAAAAAACAGTTTACCAATATGTAGATCCCATGATTGGATCTGAAGGAGTCGGCAGGGTTTTTATCGGGCCTTCTTGTCCGTACGGAATGGTAAAGCCAAGTCCTGATTGTACAGTAAGTCCAAACAGCGGATGGCTTCCAATGCCTAAAGAAGTTACAGGATTCAGTCAGGTGCATGTGAGCGGAACAGGCGGCGGTCCAAAATACGGGAACATCTCAATTATGCCATTTTCCGGAGCTTTAGACAAAATGGATCAGACTTCTTTCAGAGCAGAAGAAAATGTAAAATTGGGTTATTATGAAACGGTTTTCAAAGAAAACAATATTAAAACCGAAATAACGACTGGAGAAAAAGTTTCATTTTACAGAATAACCTATCCAAAAGATAAATCAAAAGAATTAAAAATTGACCCTGGATTTTTCCTTGGAGAAGAAAAGATTCCAGATGCCAGAGAAGCACAGCAGTTTGTAGGTTCTCAGATCGAAATAGTTTCAGATACCGAAGTAAGAGGTTACAGCCGAATCAGGGGAGGATGGAATAACGGACGCGCTTATACCGTTTATTTTTGGGCCGTTTTCGATCAGCCTATTGCTAAATATGTCACTTTTAAAGACGGCATGTTTTACAACAATCAAAAAGCACAGTTTGATTCAGGAAAGAAAACCGGAGCATTGCTTTCTTTTGGAAATTCAGGAAAAGAAGAATTAAATGTCAAAATAGGAATTTCATTTTTGAGTGAATTAAAAGCCAAAAATAATATAGAAATCGAAATCCCGCATTGGAATTTCAATACCGTTTTAGTCGCTTTAGAAAATAAATGGGAAGATTTATTAAGCCGAATCAAATTATCGGATGATACCTCGGTAGAGTACAGAAAAATGTTCTACACAGGTTTGTACCACACGATGATTATGCCGGTTGACAGAACGGGCGAAAACCCATTATGGACCAATGATGAACCGTATTACGATGATTTTTATACCATTTGGGACACCTTTAGAACCTCAAGTCCGTTAATCACTTTAATTGATAGTAAACGAAAAGTAGATATTATCAACGCGATGCTGAATATCTACAAACGCGAAGGCTATATGCCCGAAGGAAGAAGCGGCAATGATAACGGACGAACTCAAGGCGGATCTAACGCTGAGGTTGTAATTGCCGATGCTTTTGTGAAAAATTTAAAAGGAATAGATTACGAACTGGCTTTACAGGCCATGATTAAAGATGCGACAGTGCCTCCCGGAGGAAATGAAGAAAGAGAAGGAAGAGGCGGACTGATAGATTATCTGAAATTAGGTTACGTTCCGTACGGCACAGACCGCGCAGGAAACCGAACAATAGATTATTCATACAACGATTATAACATTGCCACAGTAGCCAAAGGTTTGGGTAAAACAGATTTGTACAATCAATACATCAAACAGGCCGAGAACTGGCAGAATTTATGGCGTGCCGATTATGAAAATAACGGTGCAAAAGGATTTATTATGCCAAAAGACAAAGATGGAAACTGGCTGGATGATGTCGTTTTCGGAGAATCCAAAATCCAAAAACCAACTTTTAAATATACGCCTGTCATTATCGAATCACCTTGGTATGTCTGTCATTGGTGCGTATTTTTCTACGAAGGAACTTCTTGGGAATATTCATTTAGTTTACCGCATGATATTCCGGAATTGGTAAAAAAATCAGGAGGAGAAAAAGCATTCGAAAAACGATTAGATATATTCTTCGATAATAATTTATTTAATGTTGCCAACGAACCTTCATTTCTTACACCTTGTTTGTATCATTGGATTGGAAAACCCTATTTAAGCAGCGATAGAATCAGAACCATTATCAAGGATAATTTCAATACATCGAGAGAAGGTCTTCCCGGAAATGATGATTCTGGAGCGATGTCTTCATGGCTGGCTTTTCATATGATGGGATTATATCCAAATGCGGGACAGCCTTATTATCTAATCAATACGCCTTTAATTAAGGAAGTATTTGTAAAATTAGAGAATGGTAAAAGTTTTAAAATCACCACTAAAAAAATGAGTGATAAAAACAGATATATTAAAACTGCTTTGCTAAACGGAAAACCATACAACAAAGCATGGATTTTACATGACGATATTAATAACGGAGGAGAACTGATTTTAGAAATGGATTCGAAACCTTCAGCTTGGGGAACAACAATTTTACCACCAGCAAAATAA